In Clupea harengus chromosome 13, Ch_v2.0.2, whole genome shotgun sequence, one DNA window encodes the following:
- the LOC116223198 gene encoding uncharacterized protein LOC116223198 — protein sequence MAERKLFKEKMEFHPPPPPMAVKGAVPNMLSFFTTPAFFWRPVGVMKALIRCPNTNCPAPPEYYLEKRGYGSYARQVYGLNFLYTLLTERLMCKHCLKLREEPSQTQADDEEDGAHRAQLQYTWLAYSPKILMNLAPAVRSMFPAIVCGKRAVDRSVVTLMSDRLNAVSMSKVQRLLQQGHDEWYVERRDLYQTLLYDAHTSAAGSSQQGILSFARAAGTYTLPIAPSPLPSARVLRRAHLILEMEKMPVYRDQILSTTGEILCIDGTRKILKKIYGDGQGTMQYVTSVLNEWGQFLTTVVVASESEGCYARMARGLVARFRRANAPAPKVVYADNNLQLKKSSRVRKRRKRRRRRSRLSRETTRLRTRVSACLLIQRRTR from the exons ATGGCCGAGAGGAAGCTCTTTAAGGAGAAGATGGAGTTCCACCCGCCCCCACCTCCTATGGCCGTCAAGGGAGCTGTGCCCAACATGCTCTCCTTCTTCACCACCCCTGCCTTCTTCTGGCGCCCGGTCGGCGTGATGAAGGCATTGATCCGCTGCCCCAACACCAACTGCCCCGCACCGCCAGAGTACTacctggagaagagagggtaCGGCAGCTACGCCAGGCAAGTGTACGGCTTGAACTTCCTTTACACCCTGCTGACCGAGAGGTTGATGTGCAAACACTGTCTCAAGCTGAGGGAGGAGCCAAGCCAGACGCAGGCGGACGACGAGGAGGACGGCGCCCACCGTGCCCAGCTGCAGTACACCTGGCTGGCGTACAGTCCGAAAATTCTGATGAACCTTGCCCCGGCCGTCAGAAGCATGTTCCCTGCCATAGTCTGTGGCAAGCGTGCTGTGGACAGGAGTGTCGTCACCCTGATGAGCGACCGACTCAACGCTGTGTCAATGAGCAAGGTGCAGAGGCTGCTGCAGCAGGGCCACGACGAGTGGTACGTGGAGCGTCGGGACTTGTACCAGACTCTCCTGTACGATGCCCACACGTCGGCGGCTGGATCGTCTCAGCAAGGCATCCTGTCGTTTGCCAGAGCAGCCGGCACTTACACCCTTCCCATCGCCCCGTCTCCCCTTCCGTCTGCTCGGGTCCTGAGGCGTGCGCACCTGATCCTGGAGATGGAGAAGATGCCCGTGTACAGGGACCAAATCCTCAGTACGACTGGGGAAATCTTGTGCATCGACGGCACAAGGAAG ATTCTCAAGAAGATCTACGGCGACGGCCAGGGCACCATGCAGTACGTCACCAGCGTGCTGAATGAGTGGGGTCAGTTCTTGACCACAGTGGTGGTGGCGTCCGAGTCCGAGGGCTGCTACGCACGCATGGCCAGAGGTCTGGTCGCCCGCTTTCGCCGTGCCAACGCTCCTGCTCCAAAGGTGGTGTACGCGGACAACAATTTGCAGTTGAAGAAGAGCAGTCgcgtgaggaagaggaggaagaggaggaggaggaggagtcggCTGAGCAGGGAGACGACGAGACTGCGGACGAGGGTCTCGGCATGTCTTCTGATACAGAGGAGGACCCGATAG